One genomic region from Leifsonia poae encodes:
- a CDS encoding DNA polymerase Y family protein produces MVLWCPDWPVTAAIRARELPDDAPVVLVEGGLVFACSAAARADGVRRGLRIREAQSRCTQVLVLPYDPVQDARAFEPVLAAIEEIAPGTQPVRPGTVVLRARGPARYYGGEERAATELLRCLEGLGIPDARIGIADGPFAAEQAARRTGAERVRVIPAGDSPAFLSPLPVATLGQEELTPLFLRLGIHRLGDLAALDRTDVRHRFGALGERCHTLASGLDDTAVVPRTPPKQLDRAIEFEPPLDRVDQVTFAFRATAETFIAGLTKAGLVCTSVRIEVTDERGKTGERTWLHPRLFSAGDVVDRVRWQLQGSGAIDSGLGSPVVRVLVAPEAVDDIGHHEDGLWGGGADERIHHGLSRVQSMLGHDAVVTATIGGGRAPAERRVLVPWGDRAVGAARAEQPWPGSLPAPAPATVFEAPLTVAVLDESGRPVAVDARGSVTAPLARFSPTASARDAREVNAWAGPWPVRERWWDAALARTVQRFQVVDADGTAWLLVLDGTDWRAEARYD; encoded by the coding sequence ATGGTGCTGTGGTGCCCGGACTGGCCGGTGACCGCCGCGATCCGGGCACGGGAGCTTCCCGACGACGCACCGGTGGTGCTCGTGGAGGGCGGCCTCGTCTTCGCCTGCTCGGCGGCGGCCAGGGCCGACGGGGTGAGACGGGGGCTGCGCATCCGGGAGGCCCAGTCCCGATGCACCCAGGTGCTGGTGCTCCCCTACGACCCGGTGCAAGATGCGCGGGCCTTCGAGCCGGTGCTCGCCGCCATCGAAGAGATCGCTCCGGGAACGCAGCCGGTCCGTCCCGGAACCGTCGTGCTGCGAGCACGGGGGCCGGCCCGCTACTACGGCGGGGAAGAGAGGGCCGCCACCGAGCTGCTGCGCTGTCTGGAGGGTCTCGGCATCCCGGACGCGCGTATCGGTATCGCCGACGGGCCGTTCGCCGCCGAGCAGGCTGCCCGCCGCACCGGGGCCGAGCGCGTGCGCGTGATCCCGGCGGGCGACTCCCCCGCCTTCCTGTCGCCGTTGCCGGTGGCGACGCTCGGGCAGGAGGAGCTGACGCCGCTGTTCCTGCGGTTGGGCATCCACCGGCTCGGCGATCTCGCCGCACTCGACCGCACAGATGTGCGTCACCGGTTCGGCGCGCTCGGAGAGCGTTGTCACACGCTGGCGAGCGGGCTCGACGACACCGCCGTCGTGCCGCGCACGCCGCCGAAACAGCTCGACCGGGCGATCGAGTTCGAGCCGCCGCTCGACAGGGTGGACCAGGTCACGTTCGCCTTCCGTGCCACCGCCGAGACCTTCATCGCCGGGCTCACCAAGGCGGGACTGGTGTGCACCTCGGTGCGCATCGAGGTCACCGACGAACGAGGGAAGACGGGCGAACGCACCTGGCTGCACCCGCGGCTGTTCTCCGCCGGCGACGTGGTAGACAGAGTGCGCTGGCAGCTGCAGGGCAGCGGTGCGATCGACAGCGGTCTCGGCTCCCCCGTCGTGCGGGTGCTCGTCGCCCCCGAGGCCGTCGACGACATCGGTCACCATGAAGACGGGCTCTGGGGCGGCGGCGCGGATGAGCGCATCCACCACGGCCTCTCCCGCGTGCAGAGCATGCTCGGGCACGATGCGGTCGTCACCGCGACGATCGGCGGCGGCCGAGCACCGGCCGAACGGCGGGTGCTCGTGCCCTGGGGCGATCGGGCCGTCGGCGCCGCCCGAGCGGAACAGCCCTGGCCCGGGAGCCTGCCGGCGCCGGCGCCGGCGACCGTGTTCGAGGCACCGCTCACCGTGGCCGTGCTCGATGAAAGCGGCCGACCGGTGGCGGTGGATGCGCGGGGCTCGGTCACCGCGCCCCTCGCCCGGTTCTCCCCCACCGCATCCGCCCGCGACGCTCGCGAGGTGAATGCCTGGGCCGGGCCGTGGCCGGTGCGCGAACGCTGGTGGGATGCCGCTCTGGCCCGCACCGTTCAGCGGTTCCAGGTGGTCGACGCCGACGGCACCGCCTGGCTGCTCGTGCTCGACGGCACCGATTGGCGTGCGGAGGCCCGCTATGACTAG
- a CDS encoding cold-shock protein: MATGTVKWFNAEKGFGFIAPDDGGADVFAHYSAITTGGYRSLEENQKVEFEVTQGPKGLQAENIRPL, encoded by the coding sequence ATGGCAACAGGTACGGTCAAATGGTTCAACGCTGAAAAGGGATTCGGCTTCATCGCCCCCGACGATGGCGGCGCTGACGTCTTCGCTCACTACTCGGCGATCACCACGGGCGGCTACCGCTCGCTGGAGGAGAACCAGAAGGTCGAGTTCGAGGTGACTCAGGGTCCGAAGGGCCTGCAGGCGGAGAACATTCGCCCGCTCTAG
- a CDS encoding DUF1707 SHOCT-like domain-containing protein — MTDFSDPSSASLRLSHDERERAVAALQTHAADGRLTDAELQTRVQAARASVTRGDLAPLFVDLPGRVDLDPVGGPHQTAASAGARAGGADSAPLDEHRPPPHHYGRWGLAVVSIVPFISLILFFATSAIWGYGYSWLWFLLVPITGAFVYGTDGDRYRR; from the coding sequence ATGACGGATTTCTCGGATCCCTCCAGCGCGTCGCTGCGTCTCAGCCACGATGAGCGCGAGCGGGCTGTCGCCGCGCTGCAGACCCACGCGGCCGATGGCAGGCTGACTGACGCCGAACTGCAGACACGGGTTCAGGCTGCCCGGGCGTCCGTCACCCGGGGCGATCTCGCCCCGTTGTTCGTCGATCTCCCCGGCAGGGTCGATCTCGATCCCGTCGGAGGCCCGCACCAGACGGCCGCCTCGGCCGGTGCCCGGGCGGGCGGGGCCGACTCCGCCCCTCTCGACGAGCACAGACCGCCGCCGCACCACTATGGCCGCTGGGGCCTCGCCGTCGTGTCGATCGTGCCGTTCATCTCCCTCATCCTCTTCTTCGCGACGAGCGCGATCTGGGGGTACGGCTACAGCTGGCTCTGGTTCCTTCTGGTGCCGATCACCGGCGCTTTCGTCTACGGCACCGATGGCGACCGGTATCGCCGCTGA
- a CDS encoding error-prone DNA polymerase: MGWNNPPIPWAEFERRLSGTRTGEQEEERPTSRKRAAYVPPPLPPEQPEDDAGHVPYAELHAHSNFSFLDGASSPEELLEEATRLRLHALAITDHDGFYGVVRLAEAAEAYDRVKTVFGAELSLQLSRPQNGEADPEGSHLVVLARRQEGYHRLAAALTDGQLAGEEKGRPRYDLEGLAQQAGGEWTVLTGCRKGEVRRALASGGEEAAEREVARLAELFGREAVLVELIDHGNPRDTTDNDTLARIAGRLGMPVVATNNVHYASPAQHPLAAALSAVRARRSLDEMDGWLPASDAAHLRSGREMAARFGRYPGAVERTVEVADDLSFRLRSARPKLPRQEVPDGHTPMSWLRELTWRGAAERYPDLDTDPLHQKRTRIEHELKVIEEKDFPGYFLIVNDIVRYARERDILCQGRGSAASSAVCYVLGITAVDAIRYHLPFERFLSSMRDEEPDIDVDFDSDRREEVIQYVYSKYGRHNAAQVANVISYRPKNAVRDMAKALGFSPGQQDAWSKQIDTWGSIQTTADHDIPEPVVELAQQVLKFPRHLGIHSGGMVLTDRPVGEVCPIEHARMENRTVLQWDKDDCAWMGLVKFDLLGLGILSALHYSMAVIAESLGERLTLDSIPKEEQGVYDMLARADAIGVFQVESRAQMGTLPRLRPRGFYDLAIEIALIRPGPIQGGAVHPYIRRKTGEEQVSYAHKKLEPVLERTLGVPLFQEQLMQMAMAIGGFDAADADQLRRAMGSKRGVEKISRLRAKLYEGMAANGLTGDEADAIYAKIEAFANFGFAESHSLSFALLVYASSWLKLHYPGAFLAGLLRAQPMGFYSPRTLTADARRHGVVVHRPDIHRSGVFPVLEALDDATTGPTGSNVCLERTQPPVAPLPTPGGKPLPAPQIPLDYDRHRRDAGHAVRLGLAGVASIGEKLAARIVAEREQHGRFTDLGDLNRRVGLSAAQLEALATAGAFDGLGLTRRQAIWEAGPAAQEKPEFLTGTTIAVQPPLLPFLSPAEQLASDLWATGISPDDHPIGFLRPQLSERGVYPAEQLPFAESGRRIEVGGVVTHRQRPQTAGGVTFLNLEDETGLVNIICPQGVWNRYRRVAREAPAMIIRGILERSHEGVVNLIADRMEALTVGMRTTSRDFR, translated from the coding sequence ATGGGCTGGAATAACCCGCCGATCCCGTGGGCCGAGTTCGAACGACGATTGTCGGGCACGCGCACCGGCGAGCAGGAGGAGGAACGGCCGACCTCGCGCAAACGGGCCGCGTATGTTCCGCCCCCACTGCCGCCGGAACAGCCGGAGGACGACGCCGGCCACGTTCCTTACGCCGAACTGCACGCGCACTCGAACTTCAGTTTCCTGGACGGCGCCAGCTCGCCGGAGGAACTGCTCGAGGAGGCGACCCGGCTGCGGCTGCACGCCCTCGCGATCACCGATCACGACGGCTTCTACGGCGTCGTTCGTCTGGCCGAGGCGGCGGAAGCGTACGACCGGGTGAAGACGGTGTTCGGCGCCGAACTGTCGCTGCAGCTCAGCAGACCCCAGAACGGGGAGGCCGACCCGGAGGGCAGCCACCTCGTGGTGCTCGCCCGGCGGCAGGAGGGGTATCACCGGCTGGCGGCGGCCCTCACCGACGGGCAACTCGCCGGCGAAGAGAAAGGGCGCCCCCGGTACGACCTCGAGGGCCTCGCCCAGCAGGCCGGCGGCGAGTGGACCGTCCTCACCGGCTGCCGCAAAGGCGAGGTGCGCCGAGCGCTCGCATCCGGCGGCGAGGAGGCGGCCGAACGCGAAGTCGCCCGACTGGCCGAGCTGTTCGGGCGGGAGGCCGTGCTCGTCGAGCTCATCGACCACGGCAACCCGCGCGACACGACCGACAACGACACACTCGCCCGCATCGCCGGGCGGCTCGGGATGCCGGTGGTCGCCACCAACAACGTGCACTACGCCTCCCCGGCGCAACACCCGCTCGCCGCCGCCCTCTCGGCCGTGCGTGCCCGGCGGAGCCTCGACGAGATGGACGGCTGGCTGCCCGCCTCCGACGCCGCCCACCTGCGCAGCGGGCGCGAGATGGCCGCCCGGTTCGGCCGCTACCCGGGGGCCGTCGAGCGCACGGTCGAGGTGGCCGACGACCTCTCCTTCCGGTTGCGCAGCGCACGGCCGAAACTGCCGAGGCAGGAGGTTCCCGACGGGCACACGCCGATGAGCTGGCTGCGCGAGCTGACCTGGCGCGGCGCTGCCGAACGCTATCCCGATCTCGACACCGACCCCCTTCACCAGAAACGCACCCGGATCGAGCACGAGTTGAAGGTGATCGAAGAGAAGGACTTCCCCGGCTACTTCCTCATCGTGAACGACATCGTGAGGTACGCCCGCGAGCGGGACATCCTCTGCCAGGGGCGAGGCTCGGCCGCGAGCTCGGCGGTCTGCTACGTGCTCGGCATCACGGCGGTCGACGCGATCCGCTACCACCTGCCGTTCGAGCGGTTCCTCTCCAGCATGCGCGACGAGGAACCCGACATCGACGTCGACTTCGACTCCGACCGGCGTGAGGAGGTCATCCAGTACGTCTACAGCAAGTACGGCAGGCACAACGCCGCGCAGGTGGCCAATGTGATCAGCTACCGCCCCAAGAACGCCGTGCGCGACATGGCCAAAGCCCTCGGATTCAGCCCCGGCCAGCAGGACGCCTGGTCGAAGCAGATCGACACCTGGGGCTCCATCCAGACCACGGCCGACCACGACATCCCGGAGCCGGTGGTCGAGCTCGCGCAGCAGGTGCTGAAGTTCCCCCGGCATCTGGGCATCCACTCCGGCGGCATGGTGCTGACCGACCGGCCGGTGGGCGAGGTGTGCCCCATCGAGCACGCCCGCATGGAGAACCGCACCGTGCTTCAGTGGGACAAAGACGATTGCGCCTGGATGGGTTTGGTCAAGTTCGACCTGCTCGGCCTCGGCATTCTGAGCGCCCTGCACTATTCGATGGCCGTGATCGCGGAGTCGCTCGGCGAGCGATTGACGCTGGACAGCATCCCGAAAGAAGAGCAGGGCGTCTACGACATGCTGGCCCGGGCAGACGCGATCGGCGTGTTCCAGGTGGAGAGCCGGGCGCAGATGGGCACGCTGCCGCGCCTGCGGCCCCGAGGGTTCTACGACCTGGCCATCGAGATCGCGCTCATCCGGCCGGGACCGATCCAGGGCGGAGCGGTGCACCCGTACATCCGGCGGAAGACCGGCGAGGAGCAGGTGAGCTACGCGCACAAAAAGCTCGAGCCGGTGCTGGAGCGCACCCTCGGCGTTCCGCTCTTCCAGGAACAGCTGATGCAGATGGCGATGGCGATCGGCGGATTCGACGCCGCCGACGCCGACCAGCTGCGCCGCGCGATGGGCTCCAAACGCGGGGTGGAGAAGATCAGCCGGTTGCGCGCGAAGCTCTACGAGGGCATGGCCGCGAACGGTCTCACCGGCGACGAAGCCGACGCCATCTACGCCAAGATCGAGGCGTTCGCCAATTTCGGTTTCGCCGAGAGCCACTCCCTCAGTTTCGCGCTGCTCGTCTACGCCAGCTCCTGGCTCAAGCTGCACTACCCCGGCGCCTTCCTCGCCGGGCTTCTACGCGCGCAACCGATGGGGTTCTACTCTCCGCGCACCCTCACCGCGGATGCACGCCGGCACGGTGTCGTGGTCCACCGGCCGGATATCCACCGCTCCGGCGTCTTCCCCGTGCTGGAGGCTCTCGACGACGCCACAACCGGACCGACCGGTTCAAACGTTTGCCTCGAGCGCACCCAACCCCCGGTCGCCCCGCTGCCGACTCCGGGCGGAAAGCCGCTGCCCGCCCCGCAGATCCCGCTCGACTACGACAGGCACCGTCGCGACGCCGGCCACGCAGTGCGGCTGGGCCTCGCCGGGGTCGCCTCGATCGGCGAGAAGCTGGCCGCGCGCATCGTCGCCGAGCGGGAGCAGCACGGACGGTTCACCGACCTCGGCGACCTGAACCGCCGGGTCGGCCTCAGCGCGGCCCAGCTGGAGGCTCTCGCGACCGCCGGCGCCTTCGACGGGCTCGGGCTCACCCGACGGCAGGCCATCTGGGAGGCGGGACCGGCAGCGCAGGAGAAGCCGGAGTTTCTCACCGGCACGACGATCGCGGTGCAGCCTCCACTGCTGCCGTTCCTCTCCCCCGCCGAACAGCTGGCTTCCGACCTGTGGGCGACGGGGATCTCTCCGGACGATCACCCGATCGGCTTCCTTCGGCCGCAGCTGAGTGAGCGCGGGGTCTACCCGGCCGAGCAGCTCCCGTTCGCCGAGTCCGGGCGCCGCATCGAGGTGGGCGGTGTCGTGACCCACCGCCAGCGCCCGCAGACCGCCGGCGGCGTCACCTTTCTCAACCTGGAGGACGAGACCGGACTGGTGAACATCATCTGCCCGCAGGGCGTCTGGAACCGCTACCGCCGGGTGGCTCGGGAGGCACCGGCCATGATCATCCGGGGCATCCTGGAACGGTCGCACGAGGGGGTCGTCAACCTGATCGCCGACCGGATGGAAGCACTGACGGTGGGGATGCGCACCACCTCACGCGACTTCCGGTGA
- a CDS encoding DUF6504 family protein, with translation MTEIHEAVAVWTTDDGIPTRLVWRTTRYRVTDTPTVWAEVCAWWRPFGEHRYSIGTIPARSAAGAFRPPTIGASPASSTCGTMTNGTAGSW, from the coding sequence ATGACGGAGATCCACGAGGCCGTCGCCGTCTGGACCACCGACGACGGGATACCGACGCGACTCGTCTGGCGCACGACGCGCTACCGGGTGACCGATACGCCGACCGTATGGGCGGAGGTGTGCGCCTGGTGGCGCCCCTTCGGCGAACATCGTTACAGCATCGGTACCATCCCCGCGAGATCGGCGGCTGGCGCTTTCAGGCCACCGACGATCGGGGCGTCGCCCGCGTCTTCGACGTGCGGCACGATGACGAACGGCACAGCTGGCAGCTGGTGA
- the gdhA gene encoding NADP-specific glutamate dehydrogenase produces the protein MPQTTSLSPLLEDVLRRNAGEPEFHQAAREVFDSLGPVIAAHPRYAEASVLERLSEPERQIIFRVPWTDDRGHVHINRGFRVEFNSALGPYKGGLRFHPTVTLGTVKFLGFEQIFKNALTGLPIGGGKGGSDFDPKGKSDAEVMRFCQSFMTELYRHIGEYTDVPAGDIGVGGREIGYMFGQYKRITNRYESGVLTGKGVGWGGSLVRTEATGFGAVVFAERMLATRGRSFDGARVLVSGSGNVAIYAIQKVQQLGGTVVACSDSTGAVYDEDGLDLDLLRRVKEQDRGRLSDYAAARGTASVYRPGGDIWALAAETHIDVAIPCATQNELDGDAAATLVNNGVIAVVEGANMPSTPEAVRVFSSGGILFAPGKAANAGGVATSALEMQQNASRDAWTFDYAEHRLAEIMVGIHDRCAETAEEYGSPGDYVLGANIAGFVRVADAMIALGVI, from the coding sequence ATGCCGCAAACCACTTCGCTTTCCCCTCTGCTCGAAGATGTGCTCCGCCGGAATGCGGGAGAACCTGAGTTCCACCAGGCTGCACGCGAGGTCTTCGATTCACTCGGCCCTGTGATCGCGGCGCATCCCCGCTACGCCGAGGCATCGGTGCTGGAGCGTCTCAGCGAGCCGGAGCGGCAGATCATCTTCCGCGTGCCGTGGACGGACGACCGCGGCCACGTGCACATCAACCGCGGTTTCCGCGTCGAGTTCAATTCCGCTCTCGGCCCGTACAAGGGCGGGCTGCGTTTTCACCCGACGGTCACACTCGGCACGGTCAAGTTCCTCGGTTTCGAGCAGATCTTCAAGAACGCGCTCACCGGTCTGCCCATCGGCGGCGGAAAAGGCGGAAGCGACTTCGACCCCAAGGGCAAGTCCGACGCCGAGGTGATGCGGTTCTGTCAGTCGTTCATGACGGAGCTGTACCGGCACATCGGCGAGTACACGGATGTGCCTGCCGGTGACATCGGCGTCGGCGGCCGCGAGATCGGCTATATGTTCGGCCAGTACAAGCGCATCACGAACCGCTACGAGTCGGGTGTGCTCACCGGCAAGGGTGTCGGCTGGGGCGGTTCGCTCGTGCGAACCGAGGCCACCGGTTTCGGTGCCGTCGTGTTCGCCGAGCGGATGCTCGCCACCCGCGGTCGCTCGTTCGACGGTGCCCGGGTGCTCGTCTCCGGTTCGGGCAATGTCGCGATCTATGCCATTCAGAAGGTGCAACAGCTCGGCGGCACCGTCGTCGCCTGCTCCGACTCGACCGGCGCGGTCTACGACGAGGACGGCCTCGACCTCGACTTGCTCCGCCGGGTGAAGGAGCAGGACCGCGGGCGACTGAGCGACTATGCGGCCGCGCGGGGCACCGCATCCGTGTACCGCCCCGGTGGTGACATCTGGGCGCTCGCGGCCGAGACGCACATCGATGTCGCTATCCCCTGCGCCACGCAGAACGAGCTCGACGGCGACGCAGCGGCGACCCTTGTGAACAACGGCGTCATCGCGGTCGTCGAGGGCGCGAATATGCCGTCGACCCCCGAGGCCGTGCGTGTGTTCTCATCCGGCGGCATCCTGTTCGCGCCCGGCAAGGCGGCAAATGCCGGCGGCGTGGCAACCTCGGCGCTCGAAATGCAGCAGAACGCCTCCCGCGACGCGTGGACTTTCGACTACGCCGAGCACCGCCTGGCCGAGATCATGGTCGGCATCCACGACCGCTGCGCCGAGACGGCGGAGGAGTATGGCAGCCCCGGCGACTACGTTCTCGGCGCGAACATCGCCGGTTTCGTGCGGGTGGCCGATGCGATGATCGCCCTCGGCGTCATCTGA
- a CDS encoding VIT1/CCC1 transporter family protein yields the protein MTDSATNENPLPGQHLGEPHREGLAQRLNWLRAGVLGANDGIVSVAAVAVGVAGATGDIAPILAAGLAALVGGAISMALGEYVSVSSQRDSEHALIAKERRELEETPEQELEELVGLYEAKGLKPATARQVALELTEHDVLAAHLSAELGIDPDDVVSPWHAALASAVPFTIGGILPLLPMLLLPQAARVPVTFVVVLVALALTGYVAAFIGGSSRWRATVRVVVGGAIALIATFAIGAALGSAGVV from the coding sequence ATGACGGATTCGGCGACGAATGAGAACCCGCTGCCCGGGCAGCATCTGGGCGAGCCTCATCGCGAAGGGCTCGCCCAACGGCTCAACTGGCTGCGGGCGGGCGTGCTCGGTGCAAACGACGGCATCGTCTCGGTGGCCGCGGTCGCCGTCGGCGTCGCTGGGGCGACGGGAGACATCGCCCCCATCCTCGCCGCGGGGCTGGCCGCGCTCGTCGGCGGCGCCATCTCGATGGCCCTCGGCGAGTACGTGTCGGTGAGCAGCCAGCGCGACAGCGAGCACGCCCTCATCGCGAAGGAGCGCCGCGAACTGGAGGAGACGCCGGAGCAGGAGCTGGAGGAGCTCGTCGGTCTCTACGAGGCGAAAGGGCTGAAGCCGGCGACGGCGCGTCAGGTCGCGCTCGAACTCACCGAACACGATGTGCTCGCCGCCCACCTCTCCGCCGAACTCGGCATCGACCCCGACGACGTGGTGAGCCCGTGGCACGCCGCACTCGCGTCGGCCGTCCCCTTCACGATCGGCGGCATCCTGCCGTTGTTGCCGATGCTGCTGCTTCCGCAGGCGGCCCGGGTGCCGGTGACGTTCGTCGTCGTGCTCGTCGCCCTGGCGCTGACCGGATACGTCGCTGCGTTCATCGGCGGCAGTTCGCGCTGGCGGGCGACCGTGCGGGTCGTTGTGGGCGGGGCGATCGCGCTGATCGCGACGTTCGCCATCGGCGCGGCGCTGGGTTCGGCCGGGGTGGTCTGA
- a CDS encoding AMP nucleosidase produces the protein MKDKQEIVSDWLPRYTGTPLAEFGDHVLLTNFGDYVEIFARLHGVEVRGVDRPMPNATADGITMIDFGMGSPNAATVMDLLSAVSPKAVLFLGKCGGVKKKNRLGDLVLPIAAIRGEGTSNDYLPPEVPALPAFQLQRGVSTTIRDFGYDYWTGTVYTTNRRVWEHDDTFKAYLQRTRCMAVDMETATVFAAGFANRIPCGALLLVSDQPMIPEGVKTAASDHSVTAEFVDRHIRIGVEALKLVRRNGRSVRHLRFEDD, from the coding sequence ATGAAAGACAAACAGGAGATCGTCTCCGACTGGCTCCCGCGCTACACGGGGACACCGCTCGCCGAGTTCGGTGACCATGTGCTGCTGACCAACTTCGGCGACTATGTGGAGATCTTCGCGCGACTGCACGGGGTGGAGGTGCGCGGTGTCGACAGGCCGATGCCGAACGCCACCGCCGACGGCATCACGATGATCGACTTCGGGATGGGCAGCCCCAACGCTGCGACAGTCATGGACCTGCTGAGTGCGGTGAGCCCGAAAGCGGTGCTGTTCCTCGGCAAATGCGGCGGGGTGAAGAAGAAGAACCGGCTCGGCGATCTCGTGCTGCCGATCGCCGCGATCCGCGGGGAAGGGACCTCGAACGACTATTTGCCGCCGGAGGTTCCCGCCCTGCCGGCGTTTCAGTTGCAGCGCGGTGTCTCCACGACCATCCGGGACTTCGGCTACGACTATTGGACGGGCACGGTCTACACGACGAACCGGCGGGTGTGGGAGCACGACGACACGTTCAAGGCGTACCTGCAGCGCACGCGCTGCATGGCTGTCGACATGGAGACCGCCACGGTCTTCGCGGCCGGCTTCGCCAACCGCATCCCGTGCGGGGCGCTGCTGCTGGTCTCCGATCAGCCGATGATCCCCGAGGGGGTGAAGACGGCCGCGAGCGATCACAGTGTGACCGCCGAGTTCGTCGATCGGCACATCCGGATCGGCGTGGAGGCATTGAAACTGGTGCGTCGCAACGGTCGCAGTGTGCGGCATCTTCGGTTCGAAGACGATTAG
- a CDS encoding DUF3097 domain-containing protein, whose product MSYDPYGSDVLAGDWKNAGRKPVPTVPVVRDLVVEDAATGFCGAVTRLEAQTVELEDYFGKKRVFPLGGGFLIDGEPVTLVYPKKSDDGTRARTASGSFAVTGQKARVARASRIFVEGRHDAELVERVWGDDLRVEGVVVEYLEGVDDLDAIVREFAPDRDRRIGVLVDHLVPGSKESRIAQTVARGPFGDHVLVVGHPFIDIWQAVRPERVGLVAWPDIPRSIEWKHGICDALGLPHESQADVARAWKKILGSVRGFGDLEPELLGRVEHLIDFVTES is encoded by the coding sequence GTGAGCTACGACCCCTACGGATCCGATGTCCTGGCCGGCGATTGGAAGAACGCCGGCCGCAAACCCGTTCCGACGGTTCCCGTCGTCCGCGACCTCGTGGTCGAAGACGCGGCCACCGGGTTCTGCGGAGCGGTGACGCGCCTGGAGGCCCAGACCGTGGAACTCGAGGATTATTTCGGCAAGAAGCGGGTGTTCCCGCTCGGCGGCGGGTTCCTGATCGACGGCGAGCCGGTGACCCTGGTCTACCCGAAGAAGTCCGACGACGGCACCCGGGCGCGCACCGCATCCGGCTCCTTCGCTGTGACCGGCCAGAAAGCCCGTGTGGCGCGGGCCAGCCGCATCTTCGTGGAGGGCCGGCACGACGCCGAGCTGGTCGAACGCGTCTGGGGCGACGATCTGCGGGTGGAGGGCGTCGTCGTCGAATACCTCGAAGGCGTGGACGATCTGGATGCGATCGTGCGGGAGTTCGCCCCCGACCGCGATCGGCGGATCGGCGTTCTGGTCGACCATCTCGTCCCGGGCTCCAAGGAGAGCCGGATAGCCCAGACGGTGGCGCGGGGGCCGTTCGGCGACCACGTCCTCGTGGTCGGGCATCCATTCATCGACATCTGGCAGGCGGTGAGACCCGAGCGGGTGGGCCTGGTCGCCTGGCCGGACATCCCGCGCTCGATCGAGTGGAAGCACGGGATCTGCGACGCCCTCGGGCTCCCGCACGAAAGCCAGGCCGATGTGGCGAGAGCCTGGAAGAAGATCCTCGGTTCCGTGCGCGGATTCGGCGATCTGGAGCCGGAGCTCCTCGGGCGCGTCGAGCACCTCATCGACTTCGTCACCGAGTCTTGA